The segment AACAGCCCGTTTATCATACAATTTCTCAACGAACATTTATGCGAATAATCATTTCCTTTTTTGTAATTGCTTTCATGCTGACGGGTCCTGCATTTTCACAACTTAAATTCAGCGATGAAACAAAAAAATATATTGAGTACAACGACTCCATAACCGTTTTCAAAAACTGCTTGCTGATTGATGGGAAAGGTAATGCAGCCAACCCTCATCAAACAGTTATCATCAGCAAAGGAAAAATTGATTGGGTGGGTGACGATGATAAAGCCATCATTCCAAAAGGCGCCAACGTTATTGATCTGAATGGTAAAACAATTATGCCGGGTTTGGTGATGATGCATGAGCATATGTACATATCAGCAGCAGCAGTCGAAGCCCGTTATATTAATTTAAAACAATTGCCCTTTAGTTTTCCCAGGCTTTACCTCGCAGCAGGTGCTACCACTATCAGAACATGTGGCAGCATTGAACCATATTCGGATTTGCGTATAAAAAAAGATATTGATCTTGGTTTATTTCCCGGCCCAACAATGGAATTGACTGCTCCTTATATTGAAGGAAAGTCACCACGCTTTCCGCAAATGAAAGACAATAAATCAGCAGCGGAAGCAGCAGCTTTTGTAAACTATTGGGCAGATCAGGGATTTACTTCGTTTAAAGCATACATGGGCGTAGACAAAACAACATTAAAAGCAGCCATTGATGCAGCACATAAAAGAAAGTTGAAAATTACCGGGCATCTGGATGTTGTTACCTATAAAGAAGCGGCTTCATTGGGTATGGATCATCTGGAGCATGGATTTATGGCCAGTACAGATTTTGCTGTTGGTAAAAAAGAAAATGAACCGCCAGCTCCCGGTGCAGCTATCTTGTCGTTGAGTAATCTTGATATCAAAAGTGACAGCGTAAAACAATTCATTCAGTTTTTGATTGATAAAAAAGTAAACATCACTTCATCATTAGCTGTATTTGAAGGATCTACTACCACACAGCCGCTACCCAATCAGGAATCACTCTTTGCAATGTCGCCTGACACAAGAGATTATTACTTACAACGATTGGCAACCATCAAATCGGCGAAAGGTCTAACTCCATACGATAAAGCATTTGCCACTACTGCCAAAATGGAAAAACTGTTTTACGAAATGGGTGGCTTACTTACTGTTGGTACTGATCCAACCGGTAATGGCGGAATCCTTGCAGGTTATGGTAATTGGCGAGCCATCGAATTATTAGTTGAGGTTGACGGTTTCACTCCGCTTGAAGCAATTAAGATTGCTACGCAAAATGGCAGCATTGCTTTAGAATTAAATCAAACCATTGGAACCATTGAACCCGGTAAGTCTGCTGATCTCTTAATTATTAATGGAGACCCTTCTAAAGACATTCATGATCTGCGGAAAATTCTTTATGTATTCAGAAACGGCATCGGCTATAACTCAAAAAAATTATTCGAATCTGTAAAAGGGAAAGTAGGATTTAATTAAAAAGAAAAACTGTTTCATATGAAAAAGTATATCGTGTTTGCTGTATTCATGCTGTGCAACTTAATTGGCGCTGCACAGAAACCAAGAGCAAGAGATATTGCAATTCCTTTTGATGGTAAGCCGGGAAAGTTCAACTCTATTACCGATGTTAAAGGAGTTGAAGTTGGTTACAGCACCATCATTTCAGGCACAGGTAAAAACATAAGAGGTAAAGGGCCAGTGCGTACCGGTGTTACAGCTATCTTACCAAGAGGTATGAATAATAATCCTGTTTATGCAAATTGGTATTCACTAAATGGTAATGGTGAAATGACGGGAACTACCTGGGTAACAGAATCAGGTTTTTTAGAAGGCCCTGTTATGATTACCAACACAAACAGTGTGGGCACAGTGAGAGATGCCGTATTGAAATGGTATGTAAAGAAAGGATGGTACAAAGAAGATTTTTGGTACACTTATCCCGTTGTTGCAGAAACCTATGATGGCTTCTTAAATGACATTTATGGTTTTCATGTAAAAGAAACTAATGCGTACGAAGCATTAGATAATGCAAAGAGTGGATTGATTAAAGAAGGCAATGTAGGTGGCGGCACAGGTATGAGGTGTTTAGGATTTAAAGGTGGCAGCGGTACTTCATCAAGAGTTGTAAAAATAAAAGACTCCACTTATACATTGGGTGTGTTTGTACAGGCAAACTTTGGAAGAAAAAGAAATCTCCTGATTGCCGGCGTGCCTGTTGGAAAAGAATTGATTGACACTTTAAACAATGAACTAAATGCACCCCCATCTTACAGACAGGAAGGTGATGGTTCTATTATTGTTGTAGTAGCAACTGATGCCCCATTGCTTCCGCATCAGTTAAAAAGAGTTGTTCAAAGAGTGTCGCTGGGTATTGGAGCAGTGGGTGGACAAGGCACAAATGGCTCCGGCGATATTTTCATTGCTTTCTCAACCGCTAATGCAAACGCTTTTCAAAGAGCAGATTTTACAAACGTTGATGTATTGCCGAATGATTTAATAGATCCCTTGTTTGAAGCAACCATCCAGGCAACAGAAGAGGCCATCATCAATGCAATGGTAGCTGCTGAAACCATGGAAGGGATCAACGGCAATAAATCATATGCTCTGCCACATCAATTGGTGATTGAAATTTTAAAAAAATATAAGCGGATCAAATGATAAAAGAGCAATCCAAACTCTACGGACTTGACCACCTTAGAGCATTAGCTATTTTACTGGTACTAGGATTCCATTACCAGCTTGGATATTTTGGGTTTCCTGAATGGACCACACAGTTCAATCAATTTGGCTGGACAGGCGTTGACCTGTTTTTTGTGCTAAGTGGGTTTTTAATTTCGTCGCAGCTTTTTGCACAAATCAAAAAGGGCAAATCTATTTCGTTGAAAGAATTCTTTCTGAAACGCTTTTTCAGAATTATCCCCATTTACTTTGTAGTAGTTGCCATTTATTTTTGCGTTCCATTTTTTCGGGAAAAAGAAGCGCTGCCTCCACTGTGGAAGTTTTTAACCTTTACTCAAAACTTTGGGTTAGATGCAGTAAACTTCGGTACATTTTCACATGCATGGTCTTTGTGTGTAGAAGAGCATTTTTATTTATTCCTTCCGTTGATCTTAATTCTTCTTCAAACCGTACAACTTTTTAAAAAAGGTTATTGGGTTTTGATAATACTGTTTGCTGCCGGGTTTGCAGCAAGATTGTATAGCTGGCATCAAGAGTATCTTCCAACAGTTGCCGGCGAAAGTTCGTTGGCATCGTGGATAAGATTCGTTTACTACCCAACCTACAATCGGCTCGATGGACTATTGGTTGGCGTTTCCATTGCAGCCATTTATCAATACCTGCCAAACACGTGGAATAAAATCTCAGCCTATGGAAATCAGATACTGCTGGTGGGTCTTGTTCTATTAACCATTGCTTATTTCTTTTGCTCCGACCTTTCAACCTATACAACTTCAATTGTTGGTTTCCCTTTCATTTCAATAGGCTATGGATTTCTTGTAACGGGAGCCATTTGTCCAACAAGCATTTTGTATAAATGGAATTCAAAAGTCACCACACTTATTGCTACACTTTCTTATGGTATATACCTTTCTCACAAAGGAGTGATCCATATGGCACAGGAAATCTTTTCTGATTGGGGAATAGACAAAAACGGGAATGTGATGTTTTTAATCTGTATTGCATTTTGTTTTCTGGTTCCATGGCTTTTGCACCTCGCCATTGAAAAGCCTTTTATGAAGTTGAGAGATGTGGTGTTGAAGAATGGAAAAACAGTGAGCAATGTTTTTCCGGGGCAGGCGGTGTATGGGAAGTTTAAAAAGTAAAATAATCAAAGTGAAAAAAACAATTCATCAAATAATTGCAACCTGCTTTTTTATTGGAATAAGTGCAGGTGTAGGATATGCACAAAAAACATTGCCTCCGGGCTTCCCATCAGATTGTCCTGCGTTTTCGCACACATCAAAAAAGGAAATCAGCAATTCACCTGCCCGTATAGTATCGGATTCATTACTGAATAATGCAGCAGCATTACTAAATGAGCTCAATAAGCAAAATGTTTTAGAGGCTATTGCTATCCTCGAAAAAGCAGTAGCAATAGATACTACCAATGCCGGGGCTTATTATAAATTGAGTGATGCCTATGGTTCAGCACCCAGGTATGCAGGAATGCTTAAAAAAATGGGAGATGAAAAAAGTTTATTGTATTTTCTGAAAGCCTTTTCTCTAAATCCTAATGCCTTTGAAGGGCGTAGAGGAATGGCTAATTTTAAATTAAAGTTTCAAACCGATTATGCTTGTGCCGAAAAACTCCTCTTACGAATTTTAGAATCGCAGCCAAAAAATGCAAGGATACGATTTGAGTACGCCATTTTGGTAGCTGCTAAAGGCAAGTTTAATGAGGCGTACCAAATCAGAGAAAAAGCTCTTACCGATGCCGACAGTCTCACAAGACTATTCATCATGAACAACTCTTCCCGTATTCGATTTATGGCACATGATTACAATTGGGTCATTAAACATTGCGATAGCCTCATCACAAGTCAATATCCAAAAACAAATTCGTTGGCTCATTTTTACAAAGGGCTTGCATTGGCAGAACAAGGGAAATTTGAGCAGGCATTGGCAGAGCAAAAACTTGGTACGCCATCGCTTAAAGGCGATGCAGGTGGCGTTGCTAACTTTGCCCGTGCCTACATTCTGGCAGGCGAACTATCAAACGGCAAACTGGCTTTACAAGAAGTGCTTGACAGGTATGCAAGAGGTGAGGGTGTGGTGAAATATCAAATAGCCGCAGTTTATGAAGCTCTGGGCGATTTCGACAACACGTTTATTTGGTTAAACAGATATGCGGATGACGGTGGTGGTATTCATGACTGGTTGCAATGGCTTAACCATGACCCCCGCTGGAAACGCATTAGAAATGATGCAAGATTTAAGGAGCTTAAATTAAGGGCGGGGTTGTAATAGGCTCCCCAACATTACTCCTATTGTTTAGTTTAAGAAAATCAATTTTAAAATGAAAATCAAACCATCAACCTTTCTGCTTATTGCACTGATAAATCTTTTTTCTTTTCAGTTGTTGGCGCAAAAGAAAAACCAATTAGAGTCATTACTGGAACAGTACTCAAAAGAATACTATGCACTAAATCCATTGCAGGCTACAGAAGCAGGCATCAACGATTATAACAACCAACTTGAAATTACGATCAGCGAAGACTATATTAAAAAAGCAAAAGCACTCAATCAAAAATATCTCAGTCAATTAGCTGTTATTAACAAAGCAGGCTTAACAGCTTCGCAGTTATTAAGTATTGATGTGCTTACTTACAAATTGAAATCAGAAAACGAACGGCTAAATAATTCGTTAGGGTTTTACAGACCTGTTGATCAATTCGTATTTAGTTTTTCAACAAAGTTTGCAACGTTAGGTTCAGGAGCAGGCTTTGTTCCTTTTAATACCGAGAAAGATTACAGGAATTTTATCAGCCGTATGAAAGGTTTTCAAACCTGGGTTGATCAGGCCATCGCAAATATGAAAAAGGGTGTTGAGCAAAACAATACCAATCCAAGGGCTTCGATGGAAAAAGTGCCGGCACAATTAAAACCACTATTTCAAGGTGCGCTGGAGATGAATGTTTTTTATAAACCTTTACTAAAACTACCAACCAACTTAGATAGTGCTGCAGCCATTCAACTAAAAAAAGACTACTCGTCAGCCATTGAAACGATCATTCAACCTGCATATAAAAAACTGCATGATTATATTGTTACCGAGTACATTCCAAAAGCAAGAAAAACATCGGGCTTATTAGATAATTACAATGGAAAGAAAGAATATGAATTGTGGTTAAAGTATTACACCACCACCAACATCAGCGCCGAACAAATTTTCAATTTAGGACTCAGTGAAGTTGCACGTATTCGCAAAGAAATGGAAACGGTAAAAACACAAGTGGGCTTTAAAGGCGACTTAAAGTCCTTTTTTGAATATGTAAAAACCGACCCTAAATTTTTCCCCTTTAAAACCGAAGAAGAAGTACTGGATAGGTTCAGGAGTTTTTTGGATAAAATGTCGCCACAGCTAAACAACCTTTTTAATTTAACACCCAAGGCAAAATTTGAAGTAAGAGCTACTGAAAAGTTTCGGGCCGCCGGTGCAAATGCACAATACATGGCAGCATCAAGAGATGGAAAGAGACCGGGTATTTTTTATGAAGTGATTCTTGACCCGGCTACATACAATTATTTTTCGATGGAAGATTTATTTATACATGAAGCTATTCCCGGTCATCACTACCAGGTAGCTATTCAACAGGAAGCCGATATTCCGGAATTTAGAAAAGCTTATTTCACAAGTGCTTTTGGTGAAGGCTGGGCATTGTATGCAGAAAGTTTAGGTAAGGAGTTAGGCTTGTTTACAGACCCTTATCAATATTTGGGTAGACTAAATGGTGAAATAGAACGGGCTGTTCGATTGGTTGTAGATGCAGGTATCCATTACAAAGGATGGAGCCGTGAAAAAGCCATTGCTTATGTGTTGGAGAATCAACCCGTATCAGCTGTTGAAGCGGAGCAACGGATAGAACGGTATATGGTTACAGCAGGGCA is part of the Lacibacter sediminis genome and harbors:
- a CDS encoding amidohydrolase family protein, with amino-acid sequence MRIIISFFVIAFMLTGPAFSQLKFSDETKKYIEYNDSITVFKNCLLIDGKGNAANPHQTVIISKGKIDWVGDDDKAIIPKGANVIDLNGKTIMPGLVMMHEHMYISAAAVEARYINLKQLPFSFPRLYLAAGATTIRTCGSIEPYSDLRIKKDIDLGLFPGPTMELTAPYIEGKSPRFPQMKDNKSAAEAAAFVNYWADQGFTSFKAYMGVDKTTLKAAIDAAHKRKLKITGHLDVVTYKEAASLGMDHLEHGFMASTDFAVGKKENEPPAPGAAILSLSNLDIKSDSVKQFIQFLIDKKVNITSSLAVFEGSTTTQPLPNQESLFAMSPDTRDYYLQRLATIKSAKGLTPYDKAFATTAKMEKLFYEMGGLLTVGTDPTGNGGILAGYGNWRAIELLVEVDGFTPLEAIKIATQNGSIALELNQTIGTIEPGKSADLLIINGDPSKDIHDLRKILYVFRNGIGYNSKKLFESVKGKVGFN
- a CDS encoding DmpA family aminopeptidase; the protein is MKKYIVFAVFMLCNLIGAAQKPRARDIAIPFDGKPGKFNSITDVKGVEVGYSTIISGTGKNIRGKGPVRTGVTAILPRGMNNNPVYANWYSLNGNGEMTGTTWVTESGFLEGPVMITNTNSVGTVRDAVLKWYVKKGWYKEDFWYTYPVVAETYDGFLNDIYGFHVKETNAYEALDNAKSGLIKEGNVGGGTGMRCLGFKGGSGTSSRVVKIKDSTYTLGVFVQANFGRKRNLLIAGVPVGKELIDTLNNELNAPPSYRQEGDGSIIVVVATDAPLLPHQLKRVVQRVSLGIGAVGGQGTNGSGDIFIAFSTANANAFQRADFTNVDVLPNDLIDPLFEATIQATEEAIINAMVAAETMEGINGNKSYALPHQLVIEILKKYKRIK
- a CDS encoding DUF885 domain-containing protein, whose product is MKIKPSTFLLIALINLFSFQLLAQKKNQLESLLEQYSKEYYALNPLQATEAGINDYNNQLEITISEDYIKKAKALNQKYLSQLAVINKAGLTASQLLSIDVLTYKLKSENERLNNSLGFYRPVDQFVFSFSTKFATLGSGAGFVPFNTEKDYRNFISRMKGFQTWVDQAIANMKKGVEQNNTNPRASMEKVPAQLKPLFQGALEMNVFYKPLLKLPTNLDSAAAIQLKKDYSSAIETIIQPAYKKLHDYIVTEYIPKARKTSGLLDNYNGKKEYELWLKYYTTTNISAEQIFNLGLSEVARIRKEMETVKTQVGFKGDLKSFFEYVKTDPKFFPFKTEEEVLDRFRSFLDKMSPQLNNLFNLTPKAKFEVRATEKFRAAGANAQYMAASRDGKRPGIFYEVILDPATYNYFSMEDLFIHEAIPGHHYQVAIQQEADIPEFRKAYFTSAFGEGWALYAESLGKELGLFTDPYQYLGRLNGEIERAVRLVVDAGIHYKGWSREKAIAYVLENQPVSAVEAEQRIERYMVTAGQAVSYKIGELKIIELRERAKKKLGNRFDIKEFHGEVLKDGCLPLIILEAKINRWIESKAAKK
- a CDS encoding tetratricopeptide repeat protein, which encodes MKKTIHQIIATCFFIGISAGVGYAQKTLPPGFPSDCPAFSHTSKKEISNSPARIVSDSLLNNAAALLNELNKQNVLEAIAILEKAVAIDTTNAGAYYKLSDAYGSAPRYAGMLKKMGDEKSLLYFLKAFSLNPNAFEGRRGMANFKLKFQTDYACAEKLLLRILESQPKNARIRFEYAILVAAKGKFNEAYQIREKALTDADSLTRLFIMNNSSRIRFMAHDYNWVIKHCDSLITSQYPKTNSLAHFYKGLALAEQGKFEQALAEQKLGTPSLKGDAGGVANFARAYILAGELSNGKLALQEVLDRYARGEGVVKYQIAAVYEALGDFDNTFIWLNRYADDGGGIHDWLQWLNHDPRWKRIRNDARFKELKLRAGL
- a CDS encoding acyltransferase family protein, translating into MIKEQSKLYGLDHLRALAILLVLGFHYQLGYFGFPEWTTQFNQFGWTGVDLFFVLSGFLISSQLFAQIKKGKSISLKEFFLKRFFRIIPIYFVVVAIYFCVPFFREKEALPPLWKFLTFTQNFGLDAVNFGTFSHAWSLCVEEHFYLFLPLILILLQTVQLFKKGYWVLIILFAAGFAARLYSWHQEYLPTVAGESSLASWIRFVYYPTYNRLDGLLVGVSIAAIYQYLPNTWNKISAYGNQILLVGLVLLTIAYFFCSDLSTYTTSIVGFPFISIGYGFLVTGAICPTSILYKWNSKVTTLIATLSYGIYLSHKGVIHMAQEIFSDWGIDKNGNVMFLICIAFCFLVPWLLHLAIEKPFMKLRDVVLKNGKTVSNVFPGQAVYGKFKK